Proteins encoded together in one Hevea brasiliensis isolate MT/VB/25A 57/8 chromosome 16, ASM3005281v1, whole genome shotgun sequence window:
- the LOC110671751 gene encoding probable mannitol dehydrogenase isoform X3, with translation MAAKLPEEEHPKQAFGWAARDESGVLSPFNFSRRATGEKDVCFKVLYCGMCHSDLHMVKNEWGTSTYPLVPGHEIVGVVREVGSKVEKFRVGDKVGVGCIVGSCRSCHNCTSNLENYCAEMILTYGAKNYDGTITYGGYSDIMVADEHFIVRIPDALPLDATAPLLCAGITVYSPLKYYGLDKPGMHVGVVGLGGLGHMAVKFAKGMGVKVTVISTSPSKKQEALGHLGADSFLVSRDQDQMKAAMGTMDGIIDTVSAMHPLLPLIWLLKTNGKLVLVGAPEKPLELVALPLLMGRKMVGGSGFGGMEETQEMINFAAKHNITADIEVIPIEYANTAMERILKADVRYRFVIDIGNTIKSTH, from the exons ATGGCAGCCAAATTGCCAGAGGAAGAGCATCCCAAACAGGCATTTGGATGGGCTGCAAGAGACGAATCTGGTGTACTTTCTCCCTTCAACTTCTCCCGGAG GGCAACAGGAGAGAAAGACGTTTGTTTTAAGGTTCTTTACTGTGGAATGTGCCACTCAGACCTTCACATGGTCAAGAATGAATGGGGCACTTCCACTTACCCTCTTGTCCCTGG GCATGAGATTGTGGGAGTGGTGAGAGAGGTTGGCAGCAAAGTGGAAAAATTCAGGGTGGGAGATAAAGTTGGTGTGGGCTGCATTGTGGGATCATGCCGCTCCTGCCATAACTGCACAAGCAATCTTGAAAATTATTGCGCAGAAATGATACTCACCTATGGTGCAAAGAACTATGACGGAACCATCACTTACGGCGGCTACTCTGACATCATGGTTGCCGATGAGCACTTCATCGTTCGTATTCCAGATGCCTTGCCTCTTGATGCTACTGCTCCTCTCCTTTGTGCCGGAATCACAGTGTACAGCCCCTTGAAATATTATGGACTTGACAAGCCAGGCATGCATGTGGGCGTAGTTGGCCTCGGTGGGCTAGGTCATATGGCAGTGAAATTTGCCAAGGGTATGGGGGTTAAGGTGACTGTGATTAGCACCTCACCTAGCAAGAAGCAGGAGGCCCTTGGGCATCTTGGTGCTGATTCATTTTTGGTTAGCCGTGACCAAGATCAAATGaag GCTGCAATGGGCACAATGGATGGTATAATTGATACAGTGTCTGCAATGCACCCTCTACTACCTTTGATTTGGCTGTTGAAGACTAATGGGAAGCTGGTTTTGGTTGGTGCTCCAGAGAAGCCACTTGAGCTAGTAGCCTTGCCTTTGTTAATGG GAAGGAAGATGGTGGGAGGTAGTGGCTTTGGGGGAATGGAGGAAACGCAAGAAATGATTAATTTTGCAGCCAAACACAACATAACAGCAGACATTGAAGTTATTCCAATTGAGTATGCGAACACAGCCATGGAACGCATATTGAAAGCCGATGTTAGATATCGATTTGTCATTGATATTGGCAACACAATCAAGTCTACCCACTGA